In a single window of the Bacteroidota bacterium genome:
- a CDS encoding oligosaccharide repeat unit polymerase: MITPYIKFSVPYVTASLKHKEFILICISLLLLVPIIATFKLNINLNTLLLSEIYETRDAFSENLTGYLSYLYHFEVKTIIPIALVFFMINKKPLFIGLFVIILLYLFVISGNKAVYFTTILVVYFYYIGKDYVSKISNFFSITVILFILFPLIDLFVFKSPFLGGTFVNRFLFIPALLTHWYFDFFDGNPFYFAESSFFNLFVSSPYDTPIGFHITKIYWGDSEAYANNGIVSDGFMNLGYLGVLLFSVIFSLLFSLFNSFNLHTAYFGVFFSYIYIFLSAPLLTSFITGGILPFILISFTILNNRKII; this comes from the coding sequence TTGATTACACCTTATATTAAATTTTCTGTGCCCTATGTAACTGCCTCTTTAAAACATAAAGAATTTATATTAATTTGTATATCACTGCTTTTATTGGTTCCAATTATAGCAACTTTTAAGTTAAACATTAATTTGAATACTTTACTTCTGTCGGAAATATATGAAACCAGAGATGCTTTTTCTGAGAATTTAACAGGCTATTTAAGTTATTTATACCATTTTGAGGTAAAAACAATTATACCAATTGCCCTGGTGTTTTTCATGATCAATAAAAAGCCTTTGTTTATCGGGTTGTTTGTTATTATATTGTTATATCTTTTTGTTATTTCAGGAAACAAGGCAGTTTATTTTACTACTATATTAGTTGTTTATTTTTATTACATCGGTAAAGACTATGTTTCCAAAATCTCAAATTTTTTTTCCATTACAGTTATTTTATTTATACTATTTCCTCTTATTGATCTTTTTGTTTTTAAAAGCCCTTTTTTAGGTGGAACTTTCGTTAACAGGTTTCTTTTTATTCCTGCTTTATTAACCCATTGGTATTTTGATTTTTTCGATGGAAATCCTTTTTATTTTGCTGAAAGCAGTTTCTTTAATTTGTTTGTAAGTAGTCCTTATGATACACCTATTGGTTTTCATATTACAAAAATTTATTGGGGAGATTCAGAAGCTTATGCCAATAATGGAATAGTATCAGATGGTTTCATGAATCTTGGGTATCTGGGAGTACTATTATTTTCAGTGATTTTTTCTTTGCTTTTTAGTCTTTTCAATTCCTTTAATTTACATACCGCTTATTTTGGTGTCTTTTTTAGCTACATTTATATTTTTTTAAGTGCGCCTTTACTTACAAGCTTTATCACAGGTGGAATTCTACCATTTATTTTAATATCGTTTACAATTTTAAATAATAGAAAAATTATTTAG
- the rny gene encoding ribonuclease Y has translation MEYIPIIFATLFSLVAGVVLGSTLIRKANEKKSNQILKEAEAEAEVIKKEKILQAKEKFLQLKSDHEKHINEKNQVITVSENKIKQKETHLAQKNEELRKKEQEIDAIRENLNNQLVLVGKKQEETERIHKNQVQQLESISGLSVENAKSQLVEALKEEAKTDAMSYIRDIVDEAKLTANKEAKKVVLQTIQRVATEHAIENSVTVFNIESDEIKGRIIGREGRNIRALEAATGVEIIVDDTPEAIILSCFDPIRREVARLALHQLVSDGRIHPARIEEVVAKVQKQIEEEIIETGKRTTIDLGIHGLHPELIRMVGRMKYRSSYGQNLLQHSREVANLCAIMATELGLNVKLAKRAGLLHDIGKVPDDEPELPHAILGMKLAEKYKEKPEICNAIGAHHDEIEMTSMISPIVQVCDAISGARPGARREVVESYIKRLKDLESLALSHPGVMKTYAIQAGRELRVIVESEKVSDAEAGKLAFDISQKIQTEMTYPGQVKVTVIRETRAVSYAK, from the coding sequence ATGGAATATATACCAATTATTTTTGCAACATTATTTTCATTGGTTGCAGGTGTGGTTTTAGGTTCAACCCTGATTAGAAAAGCCAATGAAAAAAAATCAAATCAAATTCTTAAGGAAGCCGAAGCAGAGGCTGAGGTGATTAAAAAAGAAAAGATTTTGCAGGCTAAAGAAAAGTTTCTACAGCTTAAGTCTGATCATGAAAAACACATTAATGAGAAGAATCAGGTTATAACTGTTTCAGAAAATAAAATAAAACAAAAAGAAACCCATCTTGCTCAAAAAAATGAAGAGCTTCGAAAGAAAGAGCAGGAAATTGATGCTATACGCGAAAACCTTAACAATCAGCTTGTCCTGGTAGGAAAAAAACAGGAGGAAACAGAGCGAATCCATAAAAACCAGGTGCAACAACTTGAGAGTATTTCAGGGCTATCCGTTGAAAATGCCAAATCACAATTGGTTGAAGCCCTAAAGGAAGAAGCAAAAACAGATGCAATGTCCTATATTCGTGATATTGTAGATGAAGCAAAGTTAACTGCTAACAAAGAGGCGAAAAAAGTTGTACTGCAAACCATTCAACGTGTTGCCACTGAGCATGCCATCGAAAATTCGGTTACTGTTTTTAATATCGAAAGTGACGAAATAAAAGGTAGGATTATTGGAAGGGAAGGAAGAAATATCAGGGCCCTGGAAGCTGCAACGGGTGTGGAAATAATCGTTGATGATACTCCCGAAGCAATCATTCTTTCCTGTTTTGACCCTATTCGTAGGGAAGTTGCAAGACTTGCCTTGCATCAATTAGTTTCGGATGGTCGTATTCACCCTGCCCGTATTGAGGAGGTAGTTGCTAAAGTGCAAAAACAAATAGAAGAGGAAATTATTGAAACAGGTAAAAGAACAACCATTGATTTAGGAATTCATGGTCTTCATCCGGAATTAATAAGAATGGTTGGACGTATGAAATACCGTTCTTCGTATGGACAAAATTTATTACAGCATTCCCGTGAGGTTGCAAACCTTTGCGCCATTATGGCCACAGAGCTTGGGCTGAACGTTAAGCTTGCAAAAAGAGCCGGACTTTTGCATGATATTGGTAAAGTGCCAGATGATGAACCGGAACTTCCGCACGCTATTTTGGGGATGAAACTGGCAGAAAAATACAAAGAAAAGCCGGAAATCTGTAATGCAATTGGTGCCCATCACGATGAAATTGAGATGACAAGTATGATCTCACCAATTGTTCAGGTGTGTGATGCAATTTCAGGAGCAAGACCAGGAGCAAGAAGAGAAGTTGTGGAATCGTATATAAAAAGGCTTAAAGACCTTGAATCCCTTGCACTCTCACACCCTGGTGTAATGAAAACCTATGCAATACAAGCAGGTAGAGAATTAAGAGTGATAGTTGAAAGCGAAAAAGTTTCCGATGCTGAAGCAGGAAAACTTGCTTTTGATATTTCTCAAAAAATACAAACTGAAATGACCTACCCTGGACAGGTGAAAGTTACTGTGATAAGGGAAACCAGGGCGGTTAGTTATGCCAAATAG
- a CDS encoding methyltransferase, TIGR04325 family: MLKDFIPPFFLKKITGLFYGWTGNFSSWKEAKDKSSGYDTDIIFTKVKNALLKVKNGEAVFERDSVIFDKIHYSFPLLSALSYVALKNKNKNKINVLDFGGSLGSSYYQNRNFFKGSIDFNWCIVEQAHFVKEGQKTFADDQLHFFYDVENCMASYKIDVLLLSSVLQYLEKPYEFIDYLVSKKIEFIVINRAPLLVKGNDRITIQTVPKNIYQAKYACWILNEQKLLNYFLKYYDLIFDNKSEETININNAEFKTFFFKIKNEV; this comes from the coding sequence ATGTTAAAGGATTTCATCCCACCATTTTTTTTAAAAAAGATTACAGGTTTATTTTATGGATGGACAGGCAATTTTTCCTCATGGAAAGAAGCAAAGGATAAATCCTCTGGTTATGATACTGACATTATATTTACTAAGGTAAAAAATGCATTATTAAAAGTGAAAAATGGCGAAGCAGTTTTTGAGAGAGATTCAGTTATTTTTGATAAAATTCATTACTCCTTCCCCCTTTTATCCGCTTTATCTTATGTTGCCTTAAAAAATAAAAATAAAAACAAAATTAATGTGTTAGATTTTGGTGGCTCATTAGGCAGCAGTTATTATCAAAATAGAAATTTTTTTAAAGGCAGTATTGATTTTAATTGGTGCATAGTTGAACAAGCCCATTTTGTTAAGGAGGGTCAAAAAACCTTTGCAGATGATCAACTGCATTTTTTTTATGATGTTGAAAACTGTATGGCTAGTTATAAGATTGATGTTTTATTACTTTCATCCGTTTTGCAATATTTAGAAAAACCTTATGAGTTTATTGATTATTTGGTTTCAAAAAAAATAGAATTTATTGTAATTAACCGTGCCCCTTTACTTGTTAAAGGTAATGACAGGATTACAATTCAAACTGTTCCCAAAAATATCTACCAGGCAAAATATGCATGTTGGATTTTAAATGAGCAGAAGCTTTTGAATTATTTTTTAAAATATTATGATCTGATATTTGACAATAAATCGGAAGAGACAATAAACATTAACAATGCAGAATTTAAAACTTTCTTTTTTAAAATTAAAAATGAAGTTTAA
- a CDS encoding FdtA/QdtA family cupin domain-containing protein, whose translation MAFVLNLKTFTDKRGNLTVIERVIPFDIKRIFYIYGVDESIRGGHRHVKTIQAAVCIKGSCTIFNDNNEKKEEFLLDSPDKCLILQPEDWHQMHSFSADAILMVLASEYFEQNDYIYDKYND comes from the coding sequence ATGGCCTTTGTATTAAACTTAAAGACTTTTACAGATAAACGTGGTAATCTTACAGTAATTGAAAGGGTTATTCCTTTTGATATAAAACGTATTTTTTACATTTATGGAGTTGATGAGTCAATACGAGGTGGCCACCGCCATGTAAAGACAATACAAGCTGCCGTTTGCATTAAAGGTAGCTGCACCATTTTTAACGATAATAATGAAAAGAAAGAAGAATTTTTGCTGGACTCTCCGGATAAATGTTTAATTCTTCAGCCAGAGGATTGGCATCAAATGCATAGTTTTTCAGCTGATGCAATACTAATGGTTCTGGCATCAGAATATTTCGAACAAAACGATTATATATATGACAAGTACAATGATTGA
- a CDS encoding lipopolysaccharide biosynthesis protein encodes MKQLLLKSEFTKNSLTLVSGTILAQAIPLLLHPVLRRIYTPEDFGAMSVYLSIFSMITIVSALRYEATIVLPKNNNEAGNILSLTFILNILFSTILFFFIFFFKNEIAQFINFPEKHSIYLYFLPFACSLFGIYQSINYWLIRQKAFKASTTNKIIRRAVEGAVQGILGFLKVPGGLFIGDLLGNAANIIAGIRQIFRNKYQLRFVSPKKIAFVFKKYIDYPKFNAIPTLLSSAATILPFLFINKIYSTEIVGYLDLSRMVLSIPLIFIASTISQVFFQQITEKKHNSLSIKKDVMNIMYLLLTVICVEVLVILFLGPQIFGFVFGEKYTVSGSFSQILIFSFMLNFIGSTFSSVFLTFEKIRLNSIWQSAYFFAILSLLFFRNLEIYEFLLIYVAIEVIMHLINIMMIFFIVKNYENKLKQNFR; translated from the coding sequence ATGAAGCAACTTCTTTTAAAATCTGAATTTACAAAGAATTCATTGACTTTAGTTAGTGGCACTATCCTGGCACAGGCCATTCCTTTATTATTGCATCCTGTTTTAAGAAGGATTTACACTCCGGAGGATTTTGGAGCAATGTCTGTTTATCTAAGTATTTTTAGTATGATTACAATTGTATCTGCCCTAAGGTATGAAGCCACAATTGTATTGCCCAAAAACAACAATGAGGCCGGAAATATCCTCTCTCTTACCTTTATTCTTAATATTTTATTCAGCACTATCTTATTTTTCTTTATATTTTTTTTTAAAAATGAAATCGCTCAATTCATTAATTTCCCCGAAAAACATTCCATTTATTTATATTTTTTACCCTTTGCCTGTTCATTATTTGGAATATATCAAAGCATAAATTATTGGCTGATTCGTCAAAAAGCATTTAAGGCTTCTACCACTAATAAAATAATCAGACGGGCAGTTGAAGGGGCTGTTCAAGGAATTTTAGGTTTTTTAAAAGTTCCTGGCGGATTATTCATTGGTGATTTATTAGGAAACGCTGCAAATATAATTGCAGGAATAAGACAAATTTTCAGGAATAAATATCAACTCAGATTTGTATCACCCAAAAAAATAGCGTTTGTCTTTAAAAAATATATTGATTATCCAAAGTTCAATGCAATTCCAACCTTGCTTAGTAGTGCTGCCACTATACTGCCTTTTTTATTCATCAATAAAATTTATTCCACAGAAATTGTAGGATATTTAGATCTCTCAAGAATGGTCTTGTCCATCCCGCTTATTTTTATTGCCTCCACAATTTCACAGGTGTTTTTTCAACAGATCACAGAAAAAAAACATAATTCCTTAAGTATAAAAAAAGATGTAATGAATATTATGTACTTGCTTTTAACCGTGATTTGTGTTGAGGTACTTGTAATTCTTTTTTTAGGACCACAAATCTTTGGATTCGTATTCGGAGAAAAGTATACAGTTTCCGGCTCATTTTCTCAAATTTTAATATTCAGTTTCATGTTAAATTTTATTGGATCAACATTTTCATCCGTTTTTTTAACATTTGAAAAAATCCGGCTTAATAGTATCTGGCAGTCAGCCTATTTTTTCGCTATTCTTTCTTTGTTGTTTTTTAGAAACTTAGAGATTTATGAATTTTTATTAATCTATGTAGCAATAGAAGTAATAATGCATTTAATTAACATTATGATGATTTTTTTCATTGTGAAAAATTATGAAAATAAATTAAAACAAAATTTTAGATAG
- a CDS encoding NAD-dependent epimerase/dehydratase family protein, whose translation MKTILITGGCGFVGSNLAINFKRDYPDTRIIAFDNLKRMGSELNISRLREIGVEFMHGDIRNKEDFNEIGEISTLIEAAAEPSVLSGINSTTDYVINTNLLGTINCLNFAVKHKANFIFLSTSRIYPVSSLNEILYENGETRFNILNNQNIPGVSKNGINEKFPINGFRSFYGTSKLSSEQFIQEYAEFYGLKSVINRCGVITGPWQMGKIDQGVVVLWLAKHYWKKELSYIGFGGEGKQLRDIIHVSDLYKLIKIQMNDIDKYNKEIYNVGGGENISVSLRELTSLCEEITGNNIKIKSIAENRIADIPLYITDNSKITSVSGWKPEISAKEILIDVFEWINANETNLKKILN comes from the coding sequence ATGAAGACTATTTTAATAACAGGAGGGTGCGGCTTTGTTGGATCTAACCTTGCCATTAATTTTAAAAGAGATTATCCGGATACTCGAATAATTGCTTTTGACAATCTTAAAAGAATGGGTTCTGAATTAAATATTTCAAGGCTCAGGGAAATAGGTGTTGAGTTTATGCATGGAGATATCCGAAATAAAGAGGATTTTAATGAAATAGGTGAAATTTCGACTTTGATTGAGGCTGCAGCGGAACCTTCCGTATTATCTGGAATTAATTCAACAACTGACTATGTAATTAATACTAATTTACTAGGAACAATAAACTGTTTAAATTTTGCCGTCAAACATAAAGCAAATTTTATTTTTTTATCAACCAGTAGAATTTATCCAGTATCAAGTCTTAATGAGATTTTATATGAAAACGGAGAAACGAGATTTAATATATTAAACAATCAAAATATTCCTGGGGTTTCAAAAAATGGCATTAATGAAAAGTTTCCAATAAATGGATTTAGATCCTTTTATGGTACAAGCAAATTATCTTCGGAACAGTTTATTCAGGAGTATGCTGAATTTTATGGACTCAAATCTGTTATTAATCGGTGTGGTGTTATAACGGGGCCATGGCAAATGGGTAAAATTGACCAGGGAGTAGTGGTGCTTTGGCTGGCAAAACATTATTGGAAAAAGGAATTATCCTATATCGGATTTGGTGGAGAAGGTAAACAACTGCGCGATATTATTCATGTTTCAGATTTATATAAGTTAATTAAAATTCAAATGAATGACATTGATAAATATAATAAAGAAATTTATAATGTTGGAGGAGGTGAAAACATTAGCGTGTCCTTGAGAGAATTAACATCTTTGTGTGAAGAAATAACAGGAAATAATATTAAGATCAAAAGTATAGCAGAAAATAGAATCGCTGATATTCCATTATATATAACTGACAATTCAAAAATAACTTCTGTTTCAGGATGGAAACCTGAAATATCGGCAAAAGAAATTTTAATAGACGTTTTTGAATGGATTAATGCGAATGAAACAAACTTAAAAAAAATACTAAATTAA
- a CDS encoding glycosyltransferase: protein MSYRFIRVTDYYGEYLRNYYDRFPDVDQLSYDEQYNHLTNDSIEMVSSYGKYLRKAGIDAMDIVSNAEALQQTWAKEHSGGKIFSFQELIFEQIKCYQPQVVWIDTTKLLNKKWIQKLRNEVPSLKLIVGHICAPYNQEIADSFSFFDIMFTCSPCTANELTEMGVTTQLVYHSFDHSILDKTGTIANNFPETDFVFTGSLLTGYGLHKTRIEYIESIIDSGIDMTIYGNIEKRSRILLKQGMNLTVNLLNNINCSFLVDGIPVLNKYKKHGDTQIKYYSKKLIHAIRPPVFGMDMYKMLSNSKLCFNIHGDIAKKCAGNVRLFEATGIGTCLVTDWKENLSDLFDLDKEIVTYKSVEECIDKVKWLLNNPLEAQKIAKAGQQRTLRDHTIENRVKIIDNALRSKL from the coding sequence ATGAGTTACCGTTTTATTAGAGTCACAGATTATTATGGCGAATATTTAAGGAATTATTATGATAGATTTCCGGATGTTGATCAATTAAGTTATGATGAACAGTATAATCATCTAACAAATGATTCTATTGAAATGGTTAGTTCATATGGTAAATATCTAAGAAAAGCAGGAATTGACGCTATGGATATTGTTTCTAATGCCGAAGCACTTCAACAAACATGGGCAAAGGAACATTCTGGGGGTAAAATTTTTTCTTTTCAGGAATTGATATTTGAACAAATAAAATGCTATCAGCCCCAGGTTGTATGGATAGATACAACTAAATTGTTAAATAAAAAGTGGATACAAAAACTAAGAAATGAAGTTCCTTCGCTTAAATTGATTGTAGGCCATATTTGTGCTCCATATAATCAGGAAATTGCCGATTCATTCTCCTTTTTTGATATCATGTTCACCTGTTCTCCTTGTACAGCAAATGAACTTACTGAAATGGGTGTAACTACCCAACTTGTATATCATTCTTTTGATCATTCAATTCTTGACAAAACAGGGACAATCGCAAACAATTTTCCTGAAACAGATTTTGTATTTACAGGCTCACTTTTGACCGGGTATGGCCTTCATAAAACCAGGATCGAATATATCGAAAGTATTATTGATTCAGGCATCGATATGACTATTTATGGTAATATAGAAAAGCGCAGCAGGATACTCCTTAAACAAGGAATGAATTTAACAGTAAATTTATTGAACAATATTAATTGCAGCTTCCTGGTAGATGGTATCCCGGTTTTGAACAAATATAAAAAGCACGGTGATACTCAAATAAAATATTATTCTAAGAAATTGATTCATGCTATCAGGCCACCGGTTTTTGGAATGGATATGTATAAAATGCTTTCTAATTCAAAACTCTGTTTTAATATCCATGGAGACATAGCAAAAAAATGTGCAGGAAATGTAAGATTGTTTGAAGCTACCGGAATTGGAACTTGCCTGGTTACAGATTGGAAAGAAAATTTATCTGATTTATTCGACTTAGATAAGGAAATTGTTACTTACAAATCAGTTGAAGAATGTATAGATAAGGTAAAATGGTTGTTAAATAATCCCCTGGAAGCCCAAAAGATAGCCAAAGCTGGACAACAGAGAACATTAAGAGACCATACCATTGAAAACAGGGTAAAAATCATCGATAATGCTTTAAGAAGTAAATTATAA
- a CDS encoding DegT/DnrJ/EryC1/StrS family aminotransferase: MIEYESLALLNASFHKEFASSFATVLNSGWYVLGENVKKFEQEFAAYNSISNCIGVASGLDAITLSIAAFNFEPQSEIIVPSNTYIATIISVLQNNMKPVLVEPSIETYNIDPTKIEASITKKTKAIVVVHLYGKSCDMDPIIALCKKYDLKLIEDCAQSHGATYKNKHTGTFGEFGAFSFYPTKNLGALGDAGAIVCNDNKLAGIIRRLRNYGSDKKYYNELVGYNSRLDEVQAAFLSVKLKRLNEINEHKRQLASIYLNELKSDFIKPVVHTDYFDVYHIFCIRHSRRNELKEYLLENNIKTEIHYPVSPNNQVALKNLFAEQKFPISEEIHNTTLSLPISFFHSKEDVQKVVEVMNKF; this comes from the coding sequence ATGATTGAATATGAAAGCCTGGCATTGCTAAACGCATCATTCCATAAGGAATTTGCTTCGAGTTTTGCAACTGTATTAAATTCTGGCTGGTATGTTTTGGGCGAAAATGTAAAAAAATTCGAACAGGAATTTGCCGCCTATAATTCAATTTCAAATTGCATTGGTGTTGCCTCTGGCCTTGATGCTATTACACTGTCCATTGCCGCATTTAATTTTGAACCTCAGAGTGAAATAATAGTACCCTCCAACACCTATATTGCAACGATAATAAGTGTTCTGCAAAACAATATGAAACCTGTGCTTGTTGAGCCTTCTATTGAAACTTATAACATAGATCCAACAAAAATAGAGGCAAGTATTACAAAAAAAACAAAAGCAATTGTTGTAGTTCATTTGTATGGCAAATCATGCGATATGGATCCTATTATTGCTTTGTGTAAAAAATATGACCTTAAGCTGATTGAAGATTGTGCACAATCTCATGGTGCAACATATAAAAATAAACATACCGGTACGTTCGGTGAATTTGGAGCTTTCAGTTTTTATCCAACAAAAAATTTAGGAGCTCTTGGTGATGCAGGTGCTATCGTTTGTAATGATAATAAATTAGCCGGAATTATACGGAGATTGAGAAATTATGGCTCAGATAAGAAGTATTACAACGAGTTGGTTGGTTATAATTCTCGTTTGGATGAAGTTCAGGCTGCTTTTCTTTCAGTTAAATTAAAACGCCTGAATGAAATAAACGAGCATAAGCGACAACTAGCCTCGATTTATTTAAATGAATTGAAATCGGATTTTATTAAACCTGTGGTTCATACGGATTATTTTGATGTATACCATATTTTCTGCATACGGCATTCCAGGCGCAATGAATTGAAAGAATATTTATTGGAAAATAATATTAAAACTGAAATTCATTATCCTGTTTCTCCTAATAACCAGGTGGCATTGAAGAATCTGTTTGCTGAGCAAAAATTTCCGATTAGTGAAGAGATCCATAATACAACATTAAGTTTGCCCATATCATTTTTTCATAGTAAAGAAGATGTTCAAAAAGTAGTGGAAGTAATGAATAAGTTTTAG